A single region of the Azospirillum brasilense genome encodes:
- a CDS encoding ABC transporter substrate-binding protein, protein MTIRTLLIAAGLTLFALPAAAQTAGCKPAVADSELIKPGTLVMSTNPTLPPMQFVDSNGVLKGMRITLGNEIAKRLCLTPEYVRIEFSAMIPGLQAGRWDLINTGIFWTEERAKMMPMINYESQAISVSVSKGNPLKITKPEDLSGRPVGVELGGFEERKLRELDKMIVAKGLKPIEIKTFDNFATAYQALRAGQTEASVAIDPTAAEYSKRGDFDRALHGLFPTPVALAMKSKALSEAVVGVLNDMQKDGSYKALMEEYGLLPNEGAFKVNGPGM, encoded by the coding sequence ATGACCATTCGTACGCTGCTGATCGCCGCCGGCCTGACCCTGTTCGCGCTGCCGGCCGCCGCCCAAACCGCCGGCTGCAAGCCGGCGGTCGCCGACTCCGAGCTGATCAAGCCCGGCACGCTGGTGATGTCGACCAACCCGACCCTGCCGCCGATGCAGTTCGTCGATTCCAACGGCGTGCTGAAGGGCATGCGCATCACGCTGGGCAACGAGATCGCCAAGCGCCTCTGCCTGACCCCGGAATATGTCCGCATCGAGTTCTCGGCGATGATTCCCGGCCTCCAGGCCGGCCGCTGGGACCTGATCAACACCGGCATCTTCTGGACCGAGGAGCGGGCCAAGATGATGCCGATGATCAACTATGAATCGCAGGCGATCAGCGTCTCGGTGTCCAAGGGCAACCCGCTGAAGATCACCAAGCCGGAGGATCTGTCGGGCCGCCCGGTCGGCGTCGAGCTGGGCGGCTTCGAGGAGCGCAAGCTGCGCGAGCTCGACAAGATGATTGTCGCCAAGGGGCTGAAGCCGATCGAGATCAAGACCTTCGACAACTTCGCCACGGCCTATCAGGCGCTGCGCGCCGGCCAGACCGAGGCGTCGGTGGCCATCGACCCGACGGCGGCCGAATACAGCAAGCGCGGCGACTTCGACCGCGCCCTGCACGGCCTGTTCCCGACCCCCGTCGCCCTCGCGATGAAGAGCAAGGCGCTGAGCGAGGCGGTGGTCGGCGTGCTCAACGACATGCAGAAGGACGGCTCCTACAAGGCCCTGATGGAGGAGTACGGCCTGCTGCCCAACGAGGGCGCCTTCAAGGTCAACGGCCCCGGCATGTGA
- the hydA gene encoding dihydropyrimidinase, with protein sequence MPQFDTVIRHGTLATASDVFAADLGVIGGRIAAIGTGLGPGAREIDATGKLVMPGGVDGHCHLDQPTSDGSQSADDFETGTRSAAYGGTTTVIPFACQFKGQSLRDAVTDYHRRADGKAVIDYAFHLIVSDPTDQLLGQDLPALIHDGYTSFKIYMTYDDMKLNDRQVLELLSVARRDGAMAMIHAENADFIGWLTDKLLAAGHTAPRYHADSRPMLVEREATHRAIAMAELADVPILIVHVSGREAIEQIHWAQGRGMRIYAETCPQYMVLTEHDLHGHGMEGAKCICSPPPRDKANQAAVWDALAGGTFHIVSSDHAPFRYQDPKGKMLHGANTPFNWIPNGVPGIETRLPILFSEGVKKGRISLQRFVELSSTNPAKMYGLHPRKGSLAIGADADIVIYDPDRKVTITNAMLHHNVDYTPYEGLEVTGWPETVLSRGEVVVEGGACVAQPGRGAFLRCDTPDLARPKVAAV encoded by the coding sequence ATGCCGCAGTTCGACACCGTGATCCGCCATGGCACGCTGGCCACCGCGTCCGACGTGTTCGCCGCCGACCTCGGCGTGATCGGCGGCCGCATCGCCGCCATCGGCACCGGGCTGGGGCCGGGCGCCCGCGAGATCGACGCGACCGGCAAGCTGGTGATGCCCGGCGGCGTCGACGGCCATTGCCACCTCGACCAGCCGACCAGCGACGGCTCGCAGTCGGCCGACGATTTCGAGACGGGCACGCGCTCGGCGGCCTACGGCGGGACAACGACGGTCATTCCCTTCGCCTGCCAGTTCAAGGGCCAGTCGCTGCGCGACGCGGTGACCGACTACCACCGGCGGGCCGACGGCAAGGCGGTGATCGACTACGCCTTCCACCTCATCGTCAGCGACCCGACCGACCAGCTCCTCGGCCAGGACCTGCCGGCGCTGATTCATGACGGCTACACGTCGTTCAAGATCTACATGACCTACGACGACATGAAGCTGAACGACCGGCAGGTGCTGGAGCTGCTGAGCGTCGCCCGGCGCGACGGCGCCATGGCGATGATCCACGCCGAGAACGCCGATTTCATCGGCTGGCTGACCGACAAGCTGCTCGCCGCCGGCCACACCGCGCCGCGCTACCACGCCGATTCCCGGCCGATGCTGGTGGAGCGCGAGGCGACCCACCGCGCCATCGCCATGGCGGAACTCGCCGACGTGCCGATCCTGATCGTCCACGTCTCGGGCCGCGAGGCGATCGAGCAGATCCACTGGGCGCAGGGCCGCGGCATGCGCATCTACGCCGAGACCTGCCCGCAATACATGGTGCTGACCGAGCACGACCTGCACGGCCACGGCATGGAAGGGGCCAAGTGCATCTGCAGCCCGCCGCCGCGCGACAAGGCCAACCAGGCGGCCGTCTGGGACGCGCTGGCCGGCGGCACCTTCCACATCGTGTCGTCCGACCACGCGCCGTTCCGCTACCAGGACCCCAAGGGCAAGATGCTGCACGGCGCCAACACGCCCTTCAACTGGATTCCCAACGGCGTGCCGGGCATCGAGACGCGGTTGCCCATCCTGTTCTCGGAAGGCGTCAAGAAGGGCCGCATCAGCCTGCAGCGCTTCGTCGAGCTGTCCTCGACCAACCCGGCCAAGATGTACGGCCTGCACCCGCGCAAGGGCAGCCTGGCCATCGGCGCCGACGCCGACATCGTGATCTACGACCCCGACCGCAAGGTCACGATCACCAACGCCATGCTGCACCACAACGTCGACTACACCCCGTACGAGGGGCTGGAGGTGACCGGCTGGCCGGAGACCGTGCTGTCGCGCGGCGAGGTCGTGGTGGA
- the dapA gene encoding 4-hydroxy-tetrahydrodipicolinate synthase, which translates to MTALRGTYTVLITPFTADGGAVDVPALKKLVNWQIEQGIHGLIPLGSTGEFLSMTPEERAQVIEICVQESAGRVPVLIGTGAEWTRDAVAHAKEAERMGADGIMVIPPYYSSPTPDELFEHYRRIGEAISLPVMIYNNPATANVDLTPPIVARLSEIDNVLYIKESTLEVTRVRDIIELCGDRMTVFAGILGYESFWLGAQGWVAVCSNLIPRDSARLFELVADHNDKDQALALYKKMLPIVRWVGGHRYVAASKAGLGMMGLAVGEPRAPRLPLPAGDAEALRADLAAYGLINSLGAPSVAGTGR; encoded by the coding sequence ATGACGGCATTGCGCGGCACCTACACGGTTCTCATCACCCCCTTCACCGCCGACGGTGGTGCAGTGGACGTTCCGGCCCTCAAGAAGCTGGTGAACTGGCAGATCGAGCAGGGCATCCACGGCCTGATCCCGCTCGGCAGCACCGGCGAGTTCCTGTCGATGACCCCTGAGGAGCGGGCCCAGGTCATCGAGATCTGCGTGCAGGAATCGGCGGGCCGCGTGCCCGTGCTGATCGGCACCGGCGCCGAATGGACCCGCGACGCGGTCGCCCACGCCAAGGAAGCCGAGCGGATGGGCGCCGACGGGATCATGGTGATCCCGCCCTATTACAGCTCCCCGACCCCCGACGAGCTGTTCGAGCATTACCGCCGCATCGGCGAGGCGATCTCGCTGCCGGTGATGATCTACAACAACCCGGCGACCGCCAACGTCGACCTCACCCCGCCGATCGTCGCGCGGCTGAGCGAAATCGACAACGTCCTCTACATCAAGGAATCGACGCTGGAGGTGACGCGGGTCCGCGACATCATCGAGCTGTGCGGCGACCGCATGACGGTGTTCGCCGGCATCCTCGGCTACGAATCCTTCTGGCTCGGCGCCCAGGGCTGGGTCGCCGTCTGCTCCAACCTGATCCCGCGCGATTCGGCCCGGCTGTTCGAGCTGGTGGCCGACCACAACGACAAGGATCAGGCGCTGGCGCTCTACAAGAAGATGCTGCCGATCGTGCGCTGGGTCGGCGGCCACCGCTACGTCGCCGCGTCGAAGGCCGGGCTGGGCATGATGGGCCTGGCCGTGGGCGAACCGCGCGCGCCGCGCCTGCCGCTCCCGGCGGGCGACGCCGAGGCCCTGCGCGCCGATCTGGCGGCTTACGGGCTGATCAATTCCCTGGGCGCTCCCTCCGTTGCCGGGACCGGGCGCTGA
- a CDS encoding GntR family transcriptional regulator — MTPPPADPLFPRPANLGDQTYGHLRELILSRQIPGGAEVPEGRLAERLSVSRTPMREALVRLVGEGLLERTSERSYRVRIVSAREFFECMQMRELLECHAIETAVPLVGDADLAELRRGLESLDGGEDDMQHWLYDNHFHSFFARVSGNATLAETITRMRVVARLFRISSSFHRKGEIDTEHRAVLEAVERRDVAAAKAAMLAHLRNLQDDARRAIAAEANPGGYFL; from the coding sequence ATGACCCCTCCCCCGGCCGACCCGCTGTTCCCCCGGCCCGCCAACCTCGGCGACCAGACCTACGGGCATCTGCGCGAGCTGATCCTCAGCCGCCAGATTCCCGGCGGCGCCGAGGTGCCGGAGGGGCGGCTCGCCGAGCGGCTGAGCGTGTCGCGCACGCCGATGCGCGAGGCGCTGGTCCGGCTGGTCGGCGAAGGGCTTCTGGAGCGCACCAGCGAGCGCAGCTACCGCGTCCGCATCGTCTCGGCCCGCGAGTTCTTCGAGTGCATGCAGATGCGCGAGTTGCTGGAGTGCCACGCCATCGAGACGGCGGTGCCGCTGGTCGGCGACGCCGACCTCGCCGAGCTGCGGCGCGGGCTCGAATCGCTGGACGGCGGCGAGGACGACATGCAGCACTGGCTCTACGACAACCATTTCCACAGCTTCTTCGCCCGCGTCAGCGGCAACGCGACGCTGGCCGAGACGATCACGCGCATGCGGGTGGTCGCCCGTCTGTTCCGCATCTCCAGCAGCTTCCACCGCAAGGGCGAGATCGACACGGAGCACCGGGCGGTGCTGGAGGCGGTCGAGCGGCGCGACGTGGCCGCGGCCAAGGCCGCCATGCTGGCGCATCTGCGCAACCTCCAGGACGACGCCCGCCGCGCCATCGCCGCCGAGGCCAATCCGGGCGGCTATTTCCTGTGA
- a CDS encoding amino acid ABC transporter permease yields the protein MTSGWNWDGFFDYLFNGYLLSGAITTLWLTLAGIAGGLVVGCLLALLRLSPYRWVSAAAQAYIWVFRGTPLLVQLIIIYTGLPQIGIKLSVTESALIGLILNEAAYLAEIIRGGILGVAAGQSNAGRALGLNSAQVMVYIVLPQAIRIIIPALGNSVNGLLKTTSVTSVISMEELLRSTQLLIQERFMVLELFTVAALYYLLMTSLWDIVQRRIERHFGRAYRNIAIVDGQ from the coding sequence ATGACCAGCGGCTGGAACTGGGACGGCTTCTTCGACTACCTGTTCAACGGTTACCTGCTCAGCGGAGCGATCACGACCCTGTGGCTGACGCTGGCGGGCATCGCCGGCGGTCTCGTGGTCGGCTGCCTGCTGGCGCTGCTGCGGCTGTCGCCGTACCGCTGGGTATCGGCGGCGGCGCAGGCCTACATCTGGGTGTTCCGCGGCACGCCGCTGCTGGTCCAGCTCATCATCATCTACACCGGCCTGCCGCAGATCGGCATCAAGCTGTCGGTGACGGAATCCGCGCTGATCGGCCTGATCCTCAACGAGGCCGCCTATCTGGCCGAGATCATCCGTGGCGGCATCCTCGGCGTCGCCGCCGGGCAGAGCAACGCCGGCCGCGCGCTCGGCCTGAACTCGGCCCAGGTGATGGTCTACATCGTGCTGCCGCAGGCCATCCGCATCATCATCCCGGCGCTCGGCAACAGCGTGAACGGGCTGCTGAAGACGACCTCGGTCACCTCCGTCATCTCGATGGAGGAGCTGCTGCGCAGCACCCAGCTTCTCATCCAGGAGCGCTTCATGGTGCTGGAGCTGTTCACGGTGGCCGCCCTCTACTATCTGCTGATGACCTCGCTGTGGGACATCGTCCAGCGCCGCATCGAGCGCCATTTCGGCCGCGCCTACCGCAACATCGCGATCGTCGACGGCCAGTGA